CTCGCCATGTATCCAACTTCCGGGAGCTAAATGTTCAAGTTTTTTCGCAGGAAGCTGACACACCTCATCCATCGTCAGGGTTTGGCACCATGAAAGAGATTGCAGTTTTGTATAGAGGCTTTGAAAGAATTCGTATCCGTTTGCTTTATAAAACTCCCAAGCATTTTCCCCGTCTAAAATAACACAGACAAGCGGATCGCTGTTTTTAGACTCTATTTTTTGCAACTCTTTAATAAAATCTACGGCCGCGCTCTCGGCATTTTTATGACGATAGGTAAAACCGATAAGATCACTTAGATAGTGATCCCTAAAACAGATCCTCATCCCGTTATATATATAAGGATAATAAAGCAGCTCTTTGTCTGTTTTGTTTAAAGATTTAAAAAGTATCGCCTCATCTGTTGCGATCCAGCCTACACTTTGAGAGTTATAAAGCGCTACACTTTTTTGATCTACTGCCCCCTCAGCCGGCCAGAAACCGCTTGGTTTAAAACCAAAAACATCCTCAAAGATCTCTTGTGCCCTTTGGACCTGTAAACGAGCATCCTCCTCTAGAGAAATATGGTTTTTTGGAATGTTTGTCATGGGATGGGCATCTAAAGCATTATTCATATCAAGAAGTAAAGGTAAGATAGGATGATTTAGCGGTGTTGTAGAAAAGCTGATTGAACCTTTGGCAGCCAGCTCTTTAAAATAGTCAAAAATTCCTCTCATAAAATTTTGTAACTCATCTAAGAGATGTTTTTTATCATACTCGTTATAGTCTCTTTCTTTTTCTAACAACTCTTGTACAACACTGCTGTTTTGACGCAAATAATTCCCGCACCACGACAAAATAAACAAAACCTCAAGTTCTATCAGTTCACAACGGTTATAGTCATACTGAGCAAAAAGCTCTTTATATCGCTTAAACGGTTTAATCATTGTCTCGTAGTTGGAGCTTTTACATATTTTTACGATCCAAGCCTTCTCTTCATCTTGCAGTTTTGCCGTGTCGTCTCGTAAAAGAGTTAAGAACTTATCGTTTTTGCTTAGATCGTTTGCATAAAGCTGCAACTGTTTTATAAGTGAAGGGGTGATATTAAAAGTTGCTTTAAGCCCCTCTTTACCCTCTACTATCCAAGGCATATCGTAATAATCTTTTATAGCATGCAAAAATACCCAAGGCAACTGCATTACACCGCTTGCATCTGTATAATCAGGCTGATGCATATGCCATAAAAAACTCAACTTCATTGCTCTGTCCTATTGGGCGATCCACTGCGCCATTTTTTCTTTATACTGCTTAAAGAGATTCTCACCGGCAACATCATCTTTAGCCTGAATATAAAGATTTAAATACTCTCCGTATTGGTTTGGAATCATAAGGATCCAGTCTGTCTCGTTCTCCCAGATCTTCACCCCGTCTAAATGGGAAGACTTTTTCCCTTTGGCACTCTCTAAAAATTTTCTCATCATCTTCGCTTTTAAAGATTGAGGGCACTCCACTTTTGTTGTTTTGTAATAAAAATAATCGATCTCTTTTGCTACTTCGGAGAGTTTTAAACCGCTGACAGTAAGAAGTTCAAGAATTTTTAATGTTGAATAAAGAGCATCACGAGTATAGTTAAACTCACTAAAGGTATAGTTTCCATCAACCGTAGCTATAAAATCGTATCGCTTTAACTGTTCTACCGTAAAGTCGGTATATTTTCCCCTCTCTATAATTAAGTTGTCAAACTCCAGTACATCGGGTGCCCAAGTGGGTAAAAATACTTTCTTTTTCTCATCCGGTTTTGTAGTGATACTTAGAAGATATAATACACAATGAAGTGACTTGATCTTGTTTAACACCTCACCCAGATCAGTAACTAACGTAATTATTTGAGCATTTGGAGCTATCAATACCCCCATATCATGCCCTAAACTTTGCACAATTTTTGAAATATTCTCCGTCGAGCGTTTTTTCATTACGACGAAATTTGAAAGCTTTTGCTCATCATAGTAGGAGTTGAGAACTATATTTTCTATTCCCAATTCATTTAAAATTGTAGGAAAAACTTTTGCGGAATTTCCATGCATAAGGTCAACGGCTATTCTCAGATTACTTTGTCGGATACCCACCTGATCTAAACACTTCTCAATACTGTTCTTATAATCTAAACACTCTTCACAATAATTACTCTCAAATATCTCACCGATACTCGCATGTTCAACGCGTCTGAACTTCTCGATAAAAAATGCCTTTTCTATCACCTTTGCCGCTGAAGTATTTATACGTACAGCATGCTCGTCAAAAAGTGTGATCTCGGAATTACGAGGATCATTAATACAGCGTTTAAACTGAGCACCCCCTACATATTTTGAACTATTTGCCAAGGTATAGCGCAGCAGTGGCTGCGGTATGCTTTTTAAATCATGTACATGTACACCGGCTGAGAGCAATCCTCCTAAAAAAGCGCGTTTAAGCATACGTGAATTTTTATCATCATCCCGTCCCACAAGTACCGTTGAACCCACAGGTAATTGCGAAGCAAACGCTTCGGCAAGTTTTGTCGCCATCTCACAAGAGAGCTCTACGTTACTTGTACCGATTACGCTTCCATTTTCAAAAATCGAGTTTTTGTATCTGCTTCCTAACACTATATTGTGGCTCACTATAGAAGCTGCCTCGATCTTTTTATCCGGCCAGACCGTAATATCACGTTCAAAAGAGCTTAACTCTCCAATCTCACACCCCTCGGCCAAAATAAGTCCCGCTTTTACACTGACATTTTTGCCGATAGTATTGTTGTTACAAATTACTGCGTTATCGAGTTTTGTTTTTTTACCTATAAAAACATTTTCCCAGATCACACTGTTCCTGATTTTAGAATCCGCATCGATCACAACATTATCTGATATTACGCTGTTATAGAGCTTGACACCGTTGTTAAGAGTCACTTTTTTACCTAAAACAACCGTCCCAGTAATCTCGATGGATGGATCCAAACTATACGGTTTTTCCGAATACAACACACCGTCTGGAAATAGCTGTTTGTGTCCGTCAAGCAGAAAATCGACATGGTGAGCCAAAATATCTTCATACACTTCGCGATAACTCTCCGGATTTCCAACATCTCTCCAGTAGCCACTTAGGTTACATCCCATAAGATCAACCTTTTGCTGCATCAATAACGGAAATAGATCCTTTCCAAAATCGAAGTTCTCGTTTTTCGGTATATACTCCAAAATCTCCGGTTCAATCACATAGATTCCAGTATTGATAGTATCACTAAACACCTCACCCCAGCTCGGTTTTTCCAAAAACTTTTCAATTACACCCTCTTCATTGACAATCACCACTCCAAATTGCAAAGGGTTATCTACAGAGGTTAAGCCTATGGAGAGTTTTGAGTTTTTCTCTTTATGGAAAGCAAAAAGGTTTTTAAAATCAAAATCTGTAACAAGATCGCCGCTGATTACAATAAAGTTTTCATCACCTATATGCTCTTGAGCAAGTTTAACAGCTCCCGCCGTTCCGTAATCATCATCAGGAAGTACATAGGTGATCTTGATCCCAAAGTCACTTCCGTCTTTAAAGTAGTCTTTTATAATCTCAGGTTTAAAATAGAGCAGTACGATAAATTCTGTTATGCCGATCTCTTTGAGCATCATCATCGTATGCTCCATCATCGGTTTATTCATTATTGGCAGCATCGGTTTTGGTTTGGAGTTTGTCAAAGGTTGAATCCTTGTACCAAACCCTCCGGCCATCACAACAGCTTTCATCTAGTCCTTCCCTCCCTCTTCTATTTTATATTCATAGAGCAATTCATAATACTCTTTGGCCATTCTGGTAGAATCAAATTCCAAATCGATTTCAGTCATCGCATTTTTCATAATTTTTGTCCATTTTTTTGGATTTTCATAGTATGTAGGGAGAATCTTTTGCTCTAAAATATCCATCATATTTTTGTTATCTATCCTGTCTTGTTCATCGTGACCTAAAAGGTGGTCAACTGGCGGGATAGTAAAAGCATTTCTTCGATCCCTTGCAAATTCCGGATGCCATCCATCATCGATCGAAAAATGGATAGAGCCGTTCATACTGGCACTCATTCCACTTGTACCGCTTGCCTCTCTTGTAATACGCGGAGTATTCAGCCAAAGATCACTGCCCTGTTTCAGGAGTCTTGAAAGACTGAGCTCATACCCTATCAATACGGCGATATTTTTATATCTGTGACTCATATAAATAAGATCATTAAAAAGACTCACAGCTCCGCTATCTGTCGGGTAAGGTTTGCCCGCCCATATAATTTGAACCGGCATTTGCGTATTTGCAAGCAGCTTTTCAAATCTTCTAAGGTCATACTTTAAAAGCCCCGGTCTTTTATATTCTGCAAAACGTCTTGCCCATACAATCGTAAATATATCGGGATCAAACATCTTTCCTGACTGGTTGGCAACTTCGTCAAAAAGAATTTTTTTCAGGTGTTTTTTTCGCGCTTGGAGTTCATAATCTTCATGCTCATCAAGGGCACGTATAAGCGTCTTATCGGTCCAGTATTTTTTATTTTGGGCATTGGTAATTGAGATAATTTCACAGCTGTCTGGAACCTCTTTCCACATATGTTGTGCAACTTTTTTATGGATTTTTGAAACGGCATTGGAACGTTTAGAATTTCTCAAAGCTTCTACTGTGAGGTTAAGTTTCTCTTTATGGCAACTGCAAAGTGAAGCTACCTCCTCTTTTGTCAGTGAACTGAAAAACCCCATCTCTTCTAAAAAATCAACCCTGTGTGTTTCATTTCCTGCTGCTTCTGGAGTATGGGTTGTAAAGACTACATGCTCTTTTACTTTTTGTGTATCTTTTAAACGTGAATGTAACTCATAGACAAGCGGAAGGGAGTGCCCTTCGTTCATATGGTAGACATCCACCTTTCTGTTCATAGCTTCAAGAACCTTAAGTCCCCCGATTCCTAGAACAATCTCCTGTGCTATACGTGTTCGTTCATTGGAGTCGTAAAGTTTATGGGTAATAGTTCTTGAGAGGTAATCGTTTTCGTCA
Above is a window of Sulfurimonas marina DNA encoding:
- a CDS encoding glycoside hydrolase family 57 protein, translating into MKLSFLWHMHQPDYTDASGVMQLPWVFLHAIKDYYDMPWIVEGKEGLKATFNITPSLIKQLQLYANDLSKNDKFLTLLRDDTAKLQDEEKAWIVKICKSSNYETMIKPFKRYKELFAQYDYNRCELIELEVLFILSWCGNYLRQNSSVVQELLEKERDYNEYDKKHLLDELQNFMRGIFDYFKELAAKGSISFSTTPLNHPILPLLLDMNNALDAHPMTNIPKNHISLEEDARLQVQRAQEIFEDVFGFKPSGFWPAEGAVDQKSVALYNSQSVGWIATDEAILFKSLNKTDKELLYYPYIYNGMRICFRDHYLSDLIGFTYRHKNAESAAVDFIKELQKIESKNSDPLVCVILDGENAWEFYKANGYEFFQSLYTKLQSLSWCQTLTMDEVCQLPAKKLEHLAPGSWIHGEFNTWVGGSEKTRGWELLFMTKQDYEHHKEQLEPKKQELITQHFLAAECSDWFWWYGDDHFSEFEEEFDELFRNHLITIYNLLEIAPPADLYIPITQHKSTQNFWLHPKSDISPMINGKRDSFFEWIGCGVVDETKVFSTMDMARGPINKIFYGQDKKKLYFSFEADMESLCENDSLEIILEPGNIHGKITLPNETIVIDEVEIFSVCDELLEMSITKENLDSNEILIRFEIEKDGKVVQILPSFGELKINLYDDYSHEWFV
- a CDS encoding sugar phosphate nucleotidyltransferase gives rise to the protein MKAVVMAGGFGTRIQPLTNSKPKPMLPIMNKPMMEHTMMMLKEIGITEFIVLLYFKPEIIKDYFKDGSDFGIKITYVLPDDDYGTAGAVKLAQEHIGDENFIVISGDLVTDFDFKNLFAFHKEKNSKLSIGLTSVDNPLQFGVVIVNEEGVIEKFLEKPSWGEVFSDTINTGIYVIEPEILEYIPKNENFDFGKDLFPLLMQQKVDLMGCNLSGYWRDVGNPESYREVYEDILAHHVDFLLDGHKQLFPDGVLYSEKPYSLDPSIEITGTVVLGKKVTLNNGVKLYNSVISDNVVIDADSKIRNSVIWENVFIGKKTKLDNAVICNNNTIGKNVSVKAGLILAEGCEIGELSSFERDITVWPDKKIEAASIVSHNIVLGSRYKNSIFENGSVIGTSNVELSCEMATKLAEAFASQLPVGSTVLVGRDDDKNSRMLKRAFLGGLLSAGVHVHDLKSIPQPLLRYTLANSSKYVGGAQFKRCINDPRNSEITLFDEHAVRINTSAAKVIEKAFFIEKFRRVEHASIGEIFESNYCEECLDYKNSIEKCLDQVGIRQSNLRIAVDLMHGNSAKVFPTILNELGIENIVLNSYYDEQKLSNFVVMKKRSTENISKIVQSLGHDMGVLIAPNAQIITLVTDLGEVLNKIKSLHCVLYLLSITTKPDEKKKVFLPTWAPDVLEFDNLIIERGKYTDFTVEQLKRYDFIATVDGNYTFSEFNYTRDALYSTLKILELLTVSGLKLSEVAKEIDYFYYKTTKVECPQSLKAKMMRKFLESAKGKKSSHLDGVKIWENETDWILMIPNQYGEYLNLYIQAKDDVAGENLFKQYKEKMAQWIAQ
- the glgP gene encoding alpha-glucan family phosphorylase, which codes for MKLHSYDINKNYKTSVAYFSMEFAVDQALKIYSGGLGFLAGSHMRSAYDLKQNIVGIGILWSFGYYDQGRNEDRTLKPNYLRKFYYFLEELEQKVTVRIENSDVVIKAFLLHPEVFGTAPILLLSTDIDENDYLSRTITHKLYDSNERTRIAQEIVLGIGGLKVLEAMNRKVDVYHMNEGHSLPLVYELHSRLKDTQKVKEHVVFTTHTPEAAGNETHRVDFLEEMGFFSSLTKEEVASLCSCHKEKLNLTVEALRNSKRSNAVSKIHKKVAQHMWKEVPDSCEIISITNAQNKKYWTDKTLIRALDEHEDYELQARKKHLKKILFDEVANQSGKMFDPDIFTIVWARRFAEYKRPGLLKYDLRRFEKLLANTQMPVQIIWAGKPYPTDSGAVSLFNDLIYMSHRYKNIAVLIGYELSLSRLLKQGSDLWLNTPRITREASGTSGMSASMNGSIHFSIDDGWHPEFARDRRNAFTIPPVDHLLGHDEQDRIDNKNMMDILEQKILPTYYENPKKWTKIMKNAMTEIDLEFDSTRMAKEYYELLYEYKIEEGGKD